In Caldilineales bacterium, the following proteins share a genomic window:
- the tsaD gene encoding tRNA (adenosine(37)-N6)-threonylcarbamoyltransferase complex transferase subunit TsaD produces the protein MALILGIETSCDETAVAVVEDGRRIHSNVIATQIDLHRQYGGVFPEVAARQHLLTLLPVVAEGLERARVGWEQIEAVAVTCGPGLAGSLLVGVNAAKGIAWARGLPLVGVNHLEGHVYSNWVEVEGRRVEERFPVLVLIVSGGHTELIAMTGHGCYRRLGGTIDDAAGEAFDKVARLLGLGYPGGPAIQRAAAAGRVAFDLPRAWLPGRHDFSFSGLKTAVLRAVQSQSSGQDAAASLDPQIVADLAASFQQAVVDVLVGKTLRAAEAIEATQVCVCGGVAANSALRQAMTDRSPRPLFVPPLSLCTDNAAMIAAAGFYRWQHGQQDGLDLDVTANLALA, from the coding sequence ATGGCGCTGATTCTTGGCATCGAGACCTCTTGCGATGAGACGGCCGTGGCGGTGGTGGAAGACGGCCGGCGCATCCACAGCAATGTCATCGCCACGCAGATCGATCTGCACCGGCAGTATGGCGGCGTCTTCCCCGAGGTGGCGGCGCGGCAACATCTGCTGACCCTGTTGCCGGTCGTCGCCGAGGGGCTAGAGCGGGCGCGGGTTGGCTGGGAGCAGATCGAGGCCGTGGCCGTCACCTGCGGGCCGGGGCTGGCGGGTTCGCTGCTGGTGGGGGTCAATGCGGCCAAAGGGATCGCCTGGGCGCGCGGGCTGCCGTTGGTGGGCGTCAATCATCTGGAGGGCCATGTCTATTCCAACTGGGTGGAGGTGGAAGGAAGGCGGGTGGAGGAGCGCTTTCCCGTGCTGGTGTTGATCGTCAGCGGCGGCCACACCGAGCTGATCGCCATGACCGGGCACGGGTGTTATCGGCGTTTGGGCGGAACGATCGACGATGCCGCCGGTGAGGCGTTCGACAAGGTTGCGCGTTTGTTAGGGTTGGGGTATCCTGGGGGGCCAGCAATCCAGCGCGCGGCCGCCGCTGGCCGAGTGGCCTTCGATCTGCCTCGGGCCTGGCTTCCTGGCCGGCACGATTTCAGCTTCAGCGGCCTCAAGACGGCCGTCCTGCGGGCCGTCCAGTCGCAATCCTCCGGCCAAGACGCCGCCGCCAGCCTGGATCCGCAGATCGTGGCCGACCTGGCAGCGTCGTTTCAGCAAGCAGTGGTCGATGTGCTGGTCGGCAAGACCTTGCGAGCAGCCGAGGCCATCGAGGCCACCCAGGTCTGTGTTTGTGGCGGCGTGGCCGCCAACTCCGCCTTACGCCAGGCCATGACCGACCGCTCCCCCCGACCGCTATTTGTTCCCCCTCTTTCGCTGTGCACCGACAATGCAGCTATGATCGCCGCCGCCGGCTTCTATCGCTGGCAGCATGGTCAGCAGGATGGCCTTGACCTCGATGTCACTGCCAACCTGGCCCTGGCCTGA
- the aroA gene encoding 3-phosphoshikimate 1-carboxyvinyltransferase → MSTLLVSPGPLVGAARVPADKSITHRALLFGAIAHGVSRVRNFLDGGDCRATLGVVRALGVEVEEPATGEWRLHGRGLRGLQEPETALDCVNSGTTARLLTGLLAGQSFHSVVVGSPQLRKRPMARVVEPLRQMGADIGGREGGRLLPLSIRGRELAGFDYTLPVASAQVKSALLLAGLYAGGLVIVREPGPSRDHTERMLAAMGAPIVRRGPVITSESPTAPLSPVDLTIPGDFSSAAFLLAAAACTPGSDVTLPGVGVNPTRRGLLDALIEMGADIAMHNWAESGGEPTGDLHVRPAALAGITLSGDIIPTLIDELPVFAVIATQAHGQTVVRDAAELRVKETDRIATTVAELRKLGAAIEPTADGFIIEGPTRLKGARVDSHGDHRLAMALAVAGLLAEGATAVEDADCVSDSFPGFADVLARLGARLG, encoded by the coding sequence ATGTCCACTCTGCTGGTCTCTCCTGGCCCCCTGGTTGGCGCTGCCCGCGTCCCTGCCGACAAGTCGATCACGCATCGGGCACTGCTGTTCGGCGCCATCGCCCACGGCGTCAGCCGGGTGCGCAATTTCCTGGATGGCGGCGACTGCCGCGCCACCCTGGGCGTCGTCAGGGCGCTGGGTGTGGAGGTGGAGGAGCCGGCCACGGGCGAGTGGCGCCTCCATGGCCGCGGGCTGCGAGGCCTGCAGGAGCCGGAGACGGCGCTGGATTGCGTCAACAGCGGCACCACGGCGCGCTTGCTGACCGGTCTGCTGGCGGGCCAGAGCTTCCACAGCGTGGTGGTGGGCAGCCCACAGCTGCGCAAGCGCCCGATGGCGCGGGTGGTGGAGCCGTTGCGTCAGATGGGCGCCGACATCGGCGGACGGGAGGGCGGTCGCCTGCTCCCGCTCTCGATCCGGGGGCGCGAACTGGCCGGGTTCGACTACACGCTGCCGGTGGCCAGCGCCCAGGTCAAGTCGGCCTTGTTGCTGGCGGGGCTGTATGCGGGCGGGCTGGTCATCGTGCGCGAACCCGGCCCCTCCCGCGACCACACCGAGCGGATGTTGGCGGCCATGGGCGCGCCCATCGTCCGCCGCGGCCCTGTCATCACCTCTGAGTCGCCGACAGCCCCGCTCAGCCCGGTCGATCTGACTATCCCCGGCGATTTCTCGTCCGCGGCCTTCCTCCTGGCCGCGGCTGCCTGCACTCCTGGCAGCGATGTCACCCTCCCTGGCGTGGGGGTGAATCCCACCCGCCGCGGCCTGCTGGATGCCCTGATCGAGATGGGCGCCGATATTGCCATGCACAACTGGGCCGAGAGCGGCGGTGAACCCACCGGCGATCTGCACGTCCGACCGGCTGCGCTGGCCGGCATCACGCTCAGCGGCGACATCATCCCCACCCTGATCGACGAACTGCCGGTCTTTGCCGTCATCGCCACCCAGGCGCACGGCCAGACGGTGGTGCGCGACGCCGCCGAACTGCGGGTGAAGGAAACCGACCGCATCGCCACCACCGTGGCTGAATTGCGCAAATTGGGCGCGGCCATCGAGCCTACCGCCGATGGCTTCATCATCGAAGGCCCTACCCGGCTCAAGGGCGCCCGCGTCGATTCGCACGGCGACCACCGCCTGGCGATGGCCCTGGCCGTGGCCGGGCTGCTGGCCGAGGGCGCCACCGCGGTCGAGGATGCCGACTGCGTCTCCGATTCGTTTCCGGGCTTCGCCGACGTCCTGGCGCGATTGGGCGCCCGACTGGGGTGA
- a CDS encoding M42 family metallopeptidase translates to MNADWPHSEDAPGATRPAPLAANIAYLLGCLADLLAIPSPSGLAGPALDYVEGALTALGLQPHRLRKGVLTAWWDGAAATAPRALTAHVDTLGAMVKRIRHNGRLQLTRLGGFDWTSVEGEGCWVLLGDGRRLRGSLLPHYASKHVFGPATEDLPRADESMELRLDASVTGPWDAQALGVEVGDFVVFDPRLETGHNGYVRGRYLDNKAVVACLLAAVRALNDANQQPAQSTLLHFCDFEEVGHGGAHGLPADLAELVALDIGPVGEGQASTEHAVSICVKDLNGPYHVDLTRRLRDLARSENINYRTDIYPYYGSDGAAYWRAGGGAQVALIGPGVDATHHYERTHEDALDATTRLIAAYVSRA, encoded by the coding sequence ATGAACGCAGATTGGCCGCATAGCGAAGACGCACCCGGCGCCACGCGGCCAGCGCCCCTGGCCGCCAACATCGCCTACCTGCTCGGCTGTCTGGCCGACCTCCTGGCCATTCCCAGCCCCAGCGGTCTGGCAGGCCCGGCGCTGGACTATGTGGAGGGGGCGTTGACGGCGTTGGGGTTGCAGCCGCACCGCCTGCGCAAGGGGGTGCTGACGGCATGGTGGGATGGCGCCGCCGCCACCGCCCCGCGTGCGCTCACCGCCCATGTCGATACCTTGGGGGCCATGGTCAAGCGGATCAGGCATAACGGGCGTCTGCAGCTCACCCGCCTGGGCGGTTTCGACTGGACGTCGGTCGAAGGGGAGGGTTGCTGGGTGCTGCTAGGGGATGGGCGCAGGCTGCGAGGAAGCCTTTTGCCTCACTATGCGTCCAAGCACGTGTTTGGGCCTGCGACCGAAGATTTGCCTCGTGCAGACGAAAGCATGGAGCTACGGCTGGACGCCTCCGTCACCGGGCCGTGGGATGCCCAGGCGTTGGGCGTCGAGGTTGGGGATTTTGTGGTCTTCGACCCCCGGCTGGAAACGGGCCACAACGGCTATGTGCGGGGTCGCTATCTCGACAACAAGGCCGTTGTCGCCTGTCTGTTGGCGGCGGTGCGCGCCCTGAACGATGCCAACCAGCAGCCGGCGCAATCCACCCTCCTTCATTTCTGCGATTTCGAGGAAGTGGGGCACGGCGGCGCCCATGGCCTGCCCGCTGACCTGGCGGAGCTGGTGGCTTTGGATATTGGGCCTGTGGGCGAGGGGCAGGCTTCGACCGAACACGCCGTCAGCATCTGCGTCAAAGACCTCAACGGCCCCTATCACGTCGATCTCACGCGACGGCTGCGCGATCTGGCCCGCAGCGAGAATATCAACTACCGGACGGACATCTACCCCTATTATGGCTCGGACGGAGCGGCCTATTGGCGGGCGGGCGGCGGGGCGCAGGTGGCGTTGATCGGGCCGGGCGTCGATGCCACCCATCACTACGAACGCACGCACGAAGACGCCCTCGACGCCACGACGCGCTTGATTGCGGCTTATGTCAGCCGGGCGTGA
- a CDS encoding amino acid ABC transporter ATP-binding protein has protein sequence MPCCPTIFGWPEGNNFALLSPFNLFSSPFSSRPPGFQETPPVSEPIIIARDVHKWFGHFHALRGVNMEVQKGEVIVIFGPSGSGKSTFIRTINRLEDHQKGTIIVDGVELTHDTRNIATIRREVGMVFQQFNLFPHLTVLQNVTLGPIQVRKWKKEKAEEVAMQLLTRVGIPDQAAKFPGQLSGGQQQRVAIARALAMQPKVMLFDEPTSALDPEMIKEVLEVMMELAQSGMTMLVVTHEMGFARAVASRMFFFDQGAIVESGPPRQVFENPQEERTKLFLSQILQH, from the coding sequence ATGCCGTGCTGTCCGACCATCTTCGGATGGCCCGAAGGCAATAACTTCGCTTTGCTGTCGCCGTTCAATTTGTTCTCCTCTCCCTTTTCTTCTCGACCCCCCGGTTTTCAGGAGACGCCGCCCGTGAGCGAACCCATCATCATTGCCCGAGACGTCCACAAATGGTTTGGTCATTTCCATGCGCTGCGCGGGGTCAACATGGAAGTGCAGAAAGGCGAGGTTATCGTCATCTTCGGCCCGTCTGGCTCCGGCAAATCCACCTTTATCCGCACCATCAACCGGCTCGAAGACCATCAGAAGGGCACGATCATCGTTGATGGTGTGGAACTGACCCATGACACGCGCAACATTGCCACCATCCGCCGCGAGGTGGGGATGGTGTTCCAGCAGTTCAACCTCTTCCCCCACCTCACCGTCCTCCAGAACGTGACTTTGGGGCCGATCCAGGTGCGAAAATGGAAGAAGGAGAAGGCCGAGGAAGTGGCGATGCAGTTGCTGACGCGCGTCGGCATCCCCGACCAGGCCGCCAAGTTTCCCGGCCAGCTATCGGGCGGGCAGCAACAGCGCGTGGCCATTGCCCGCGCCCTGGCCATGCAGCCCAAGGTGATGCTGTTCGACGAACCCACCTCGGCCCTGGATCCGGAGATGATCAAAGAGGTGCTGGAGGTGATGATGGAGCTGGCCCAGAGCGGGATGACGATGTTGGTGGTCACGCACGAGATGGGCTTCGCCCGCGCCGTGGCCAGCCGGATGTTCTTCTTCGACCAGGGCGCCATCGTCGAGAGCGGCCCCCCGCGACAGGTTTTCGAAAACCCGCAGGAAGAACGCACGAAGCTGTTCTTGTCGCAGATTTTGCAGCACTGA
- the mce gene encoding methylmalonyl-CoA epimerase: MIRRINHIAIVVANLDQALRTYQDRLGLAMTKRLLMPEQEVEIAFLPAGESVIELIQPVTETSGVAKYLASRGEGLHHICLEVEDVRATMEELAARDVRLINEQPIRAAEGYGVFAHPKSAHGVLIEFLQPYEG; encoded by the coding sequence ATGATCCGTCGTATCAACCATATCGCCATCGTCGTCGCCAATCTCGACCAGGCCCTGCGCACCTATCAAGATCGCCTGGGCCTGGCCATGACCAAACGCCTGCTGATGCCCGAACAGGAGGTCGAGATCGCGTTCCTGCCCGCCGGCGAAAGCGTGATCGAACTCATCCAACCTGTCACCGAAACCTCGGGCGTGGCCAAATACCTGGCCAGCCGCGGCGAAGGTTTGCACCACATCTGCCTGGAGGTGGAGGATGTGCGCGCGACGATGGAGGAACTGGCCGCGCGCGACGTGCGCCTGATCAACGAGCAGCCCATCCGCGCGGCCGAGGGCTACGGTGTTTTTGCTCATCCCAAGTCCGCGCACGGGGTGTTGATCGAGTTCTTGCAGCCGTATGAGGGGTAG
- the nadD gene encoding nicotinate-nucleotide adenylyltransferase has translation MNRIGLLGGTFDPVHIGHLILAETARDTLQLDHVFFVPAADPPHKRGQVEARADDRLAMLHLAIDDNPAFSISPIDLQRKGPHFTADMVEIMRQQIGEGVEMWFLMGLDSLIDFPNWREPERIRRLARLAAATRPGYVVDWVPLEDALPGIIHDVTLLPMPGVSIASHHLRQKMESGHSVRYQLPEPVRDYIRQKGLYLVQPAPSSPD, from the coding sequence ATGAACCGAATCGGACTTCTCGGCGGCACCTTCGACCCCGTCCACATCGGGCATCTGATCCTGGCCGAAACCGCTCGCGACACACTCCAGCTCGACCATGTCTTCTTCGTCCCCGCTGCCGATCCTCCCCACAAGCGCGGTCAGGTCGAGGCGCGCGCCGATGACCGCCTGGCCATGCTTCACCTTGCCATCGACGACAACCCGGCCTTCAGCATTTCGCCCATCGACCTCCAGCGCAAGGGGCCGCACTTCACCGCCGACATGGTCGAGATCATGCGACAGCAGATCGGCGAAGGCGTGGAGATGTGGTTCTTGATGGGATTGGACTCACTCATCGACTTCCCCAACTGGCGCGAGCCAGAGCGGATTCGCCGCCTGGCCCGGCTGGCCGCCGCCACCCGACCGGGCTATGTAGTCGATTGGGTTCCCCTCGAAGACGCCCTCCCCGGCATCATCCACGATGTCACCCTGCTGCCCATGCCCGGCGTCAGCATTGCCTCCCACCATCTCCGCCAGAAAATGGAGAGTGGGCACAGTGTGCGCTACCAACTACCCGAACCCGTGCGCGACTACATCCGCCAGAAGGGGCTTTATCTGGTTCAGCCGGCGCCTTCATCGCCAGATTGA
- a CDS encoding PaaI family thioesterase, which yields MTAPFSYIDARSADKQPNSRMCFVCGMENPAGLHAHFYQMDENTCLGRFLPAPHHQGYPGRVHGGIVAAMLDETMGRAIWSDRTAWGVTAELTIRYKAPTPMGEMLTVVGRITESKGRVFLAEGTLMLADGAVAVVATGKFVRLPLDTILQDGAEGLDPNLELFVIPEETR from the coding sequence ATGACCGCCCCTTTCAGCTACATCGACGCCCGCTCCGCCGACAAACAGCCCAACTCGCGCATGTGTTTCGTCTGCGGGATGGAGAATCCGGCCGGGCTACACGCCCATTTCTACCAGATGGATGAGAACACCTGCCTGGGCCGCTTTCTGCCTGCGCCCCACCACCAGGGCTATCCCGGCCGGGTGCACGGCGGCATTGTGGCGGCCATGCTCGACGAGACGATGGGGCGGGCGATCTGGTCGGATCGCACGGCCTGGGGCGTGACCGCGGAGTTGACCATCCGTTACAAGGCGCCGACGCCGATGGGCGAGATGCTGACGGTGGTGGGGCGGATCACCGAGTCGAAAGGCCGTGTCTTCCTGGCCGAAGGCACGTTGATGCTGGCCGATGGCGCCGTGGCGGTGGTGGCGACTGGCAAGTTCGTCCGCCTGCCGCTGGACACGATCTTGCAGGACGGGGCCGAGGGCCTCGATCCGAACTTGGAGTTGTTTGTGATCCCGGAGGAAACCCGATGA
- a CDS encoding cupin domain-containing protein: protein MKPISVAQRVERTGEASLGPDETGNLTTYLIYGKLAPNEAGRRLRPGQGREEIFYVINGRVRMETSGLGEEVVDEGSAVPMPEGSDCWVSNITPTTVQYVIAGGFTEPVHFLHRVQQAQAATIYQSRR, encoded by the coding sequence ATGAAACCCATTTCTGTAGCACAACGCGTCGAGCGGACGGGCGAAGCATCGCTCGGCCCGGATGAGACCGGCAATCTGACGACCTACTTGATCTATGGCAAACTGGCGCCCAACGAGGCGGGGCGGCGTTTGCGGCCGGGCCAGGGGCGTGAGGAGATTTTCTACGTGATCAATGGCCGTGTGCGGATGGAGACTTCGGGCCTGGGCGAGGAAGTGGTGGACGAAGGCAGCGCCGTCCCCATGCCGGAAGGATCGGACTGCTGGGTGAGCAACATCACACCGACAACGGTGCAGTATGTCATTGCCGGCGGCTTCACCGAGCCGGTGCACTTCTTACATCGGGTGCAGCAGGCTCAGGCAGCCACGATCTATCAGAGCAGGCGCTAA
- a CDS encoding HIT domain-containing protein, producing MMERLYTPWRREYVVNPKAVDCPFCDYLSQDASHDADNLILLRSERTFIILNRYPYNNGHLMVLPNLHVSDLEAMDDATQLELMQMTTLAKHLLQRTLQPHGFNVGLNLGKAAGAGLADHLHVHIVPRWSGDTNFMPIVANTRILPEWLGETYQRLRATLASILAPA from the coding sequence ATGATGGAACGACTCTACACTCCGTGGCGCCGCGAGTATGTCGTCAACCCCAAAGCCGTGGACTGCCCCTTCTGCGATTACCTCTCTCAGGACGCTTCGCACGACGCCGACAACCTCATCCTCCTGCGGAGTGAGCGCACCTTCATCATCCTCAATCGCTATCCCTACAACAACGGCCACCTGATGGTCTTGCCCAACCTGCATGTCTCTGACCTGGAAGCGATGGACGACGCCACTCAGCTCGAGCTGATGCAGATGACCACCCTGGCCAAGCACCTGCTCCAGCGCACCCTGCAACCGCACGGCTTCAATGTCGGCCTCAACCTGGGCAAGGCGGCCGGGGCCGGGCTGGCCGACCATCTCCACGTCCACATCGTCCCGCGCTGGTCTGGCGACACGAACTTCATGCCCATCGTTGCCAACACCCGCATCTTGCCCGAATGGTTGGGCGAGACCTACCAGCGGTTGCGCGCCACCCTGGCGTCGATCCTGGCTCCGGCCTGA
- a CDS encoding extracellular solute-binding protein, which produces MPRAVFALLIALLFALAACEPQLPAPTPSPTPTSTAAAESSLADVTPAPNLPKPLVLWLPDWMVMEDDDAADQLRQMITRFGDEEGTEIEIIVKTSSDEGGLLDFLVVSQPVAPAILPDLIALPLDRAEVAASKGLLQPLDDLIDPNLTADLFSFARTVARTDQGWYALPFVASVEHLAFQPSAIGDPPVNWDILLETQATYAFPAAGAETTLPDAVLIHYLSTVEPGEDPLRNEAALRRLLGLYQTARANALLDSSTAQAGSASDTWPRVLQGGVVMADTTSQLWLRDRQQATLLRFGPVPTADSTPRYIAHGWAFAIVSADEERQALCIRLVERLMAPDFLSRWSLAAHYLPARRSALAAWPSDNYTAFAADALDTATRPPAWTSDATFIRSLHRAALDVIMGVVNVETALQTAVASW; this is translated from the coding sequence ATGCCTCGCGCCGTGTTCGCCCTCCTGATTGCCCTGCTATTCGCGCTGGCTGCCTGCGAGCCGCAGCTCCCGGCTCCCACCCCCTCACCCACGCCCACCAGCACGGCGGCGGCTGAGTCGTCCCTGGCCGATGTCACGCCCGCGCCCAACCTGCCCAAACCGCTCGTGCTCTGGTTGCCCGACTGGATGGTGATGGAAGACGACGACGCTGCAGACCAACTGCGCCAGATGATCACGCGCTTTGGCGACGAAGAAGGAACGGAGATCGAGATCATCGTCAAGACATCGTCCGACGAAGGCGGCCTGCTCGATTTCCTCGTGGTCAGCCAGCCGGTGGCGCCGGCCATCCTGCCCGATCTCATCGCCCTGCCGCTGGATAGGGCCGAAGTGGCGGCCAGCAAGGGCTTGTTACAGCCGCTCGATGACCTCATCGATCCCAACCTGACTGCTGATCTCTTTTCCTTTGCCCGCACGGTGGCTCGCACCGACCAGGGTTGGTACGCCCTGCCGTTCGTCGCCTCGGTCGAGCACCTGGCCTTTCAACCCTCCGCCATCGGCGATCCCCCCGTCAACTGGGACATTCTGCTCGAGACTCAGGCCACGTATGCCTTTCCTGCCGCCGGCGCCGAAACCACTCTACCCGATGCCGTCCTTATCCACTACCTCAGCACGGTCGAACCCGGTGAAGACCCCCTGCGCAACGAAGCCGCCCTGCGCCGACTGCTGGGCCTCTACCAGACCGCCCGCGCCAATGCCTTGTTGGATAGCAGCACCGCCCAAGCTGGCAGCGCCTCCGACACCTGGCCGCGCGTCTTGCAGGGCGGCGTGGTCATGGCCGATACCACCAGCCAACTGTGGCTACGCGACCGCCAGCAGGCCACCTTGCTCCGCTTCGGCCCCGTCCCCACCGCCGACAGCACCCCCCGCTACATTGCCCACGGCTGGGCCTTTGCCATCGTCAGCGCCGACGAAGAACGTCAGGCGCTCTGTATCCGTTTGGTCGAACGTTTGATGGCGCCAGACTTCCTGTCGCGCTGGAGCCTGGCCGCACACTACCTGCCCGCTCGTCGCTCGGCGCTGGCCGCCTGGCCGTCCGACAACTACACCGCCTTCGCCGCCGACGCCCTCGACACCGCCACCCGCCCACCCGCCTGGACAAGCGATGCCACGTTCATCCGCAGCCTCCACCGGGCGGCCCTGGACGTGATCATGGGCGTTGTCAATGTCGAAACCGCCCTCCAAACCGCGGTCGCATCCTGGTAA